The Victivallis sp. Marseille-Q1083 genome has a window encoding:
- a CDS encoding RHS repeat-associated core domain-containing protein, with protein MSYLNASTKASVAEYVYDAFGRTVSSSGAEADNFIYRFSTKSMDGNGLYYYGYRYYDPQHGRWISRDPIEENGGVNLYGFVGNNGIKAYDVLA; from the coding sequence ATGAGCTACCTGAATGCGTCGACCAAGGCCTCGGTGGCGGAATATGTCTACGACGCCTTCGGCCGCACGGTGTCATCGAGTGGCGCGGAGGCTGACAACTTCATCTACCGGTTCAGCACGAAGTCGATGGACGGTAACGGCCTCTACTACTACGGTTATCGTTATTACGATCCGCAACATGGAAGATGGATCAGCCGCGATCCGATCGAAGAAAACGGTGGCGTGAATCTGTATGGGTTCGTCGGAAATAATGGAATTAAGGCATATGATGTCCTAGCCTGA
- a CDS encoding IS1380 family transposase, which produces MTKCNVSIPFFQGPKSRKIEFNFAGGDISSDGGLLFVKEFDRKLGLTRRAGNLLDSFDIRQPGKVEHSYLSMLRQRVFGLVAGHEDLNDHHELRTDPLIQTVVGRDRQLATPSTLCRFENGIDRRACVDLSRLFVEFFIESFSTPPRELILDFDATDDLAYGMQENRFFHGYYDHYCFLPLYVFCGDQLLVAYLRPSKIDAAKHAWAILSLLVKRFRQKWPKVKIIFRGDSGFCRQKMLNWCDKNEVKYIVGLAKNPRLLELSKDLQVKAEALYNETHEKAKLFTQFEYAAGTWKYPRRVIAKAEFNSPGPNNRFIVTNLDDDGQYLYEKVYCARGEMENRIKEQQLDLFADRTSCHDFAANQFRLLLSSLAYILMERFRALLLTGTQFAEATCGSIRLYLVKIGAIIRRNTRKIYVALSSACPNQELLRLIAAKIIAWE; this is translated from the coding sequence ATGACAAAATGTAACGTTTCGATTCCGTTCTTTCAAGGTCCGAAAAGCAGAAAAATTGAATTCAATTTCGCCGGTGGAGATATCAGCAGTGACGGCGGGTTGCTTTTTGTGAAAGAATTCGACCGCAAACTCGGTTTGACCCGGCGCGCCGGTAACCTGCTGGATTCTTTTGATATTCGACAGCCCGGAAAAGTTGAACATTCCTATCTGAGCATGCTTCGTCAACGAGTTTTTGGTTTGGTTGCCGGCCATGAAGATCTCAATGACCATCATGAATTGCGAACTGATCCGCTGATTCAAACTGTTGTCGGTCGTGATCGTCAACTCGCCACTCCAAGCACTTTATGTCGATTCGAAAATGGAATCGATCGTCGTGCTTGCGTAGATTTGAGCCGATTGTTTGTCGAATTCTTTATCGAAAGTTTTTCCACGCCGCCGCGAGAATTGATTCTTGATTTCGATGCTACCGATGACCTCGCTTACGGGATGCAGGAAAATCGCTTTTTTCATGGCTATTATGACCACTATTGCTTTTTGCCGTTGTATGTTTTCTGCGGGGATCAATTGCTTGTGGCTTATTTGCGTCCATCAAAAATTGATGCGGCCAAGCATGCTTGGGCGATTCTCTCGCTACTGGTAAAGCGCTTTCGGCAGAAATGGCCGAAGGTTAAGATTATTTTCCGGGGAGACAGTGGCTTTTGTCGGCAGAAAATGCTGAACTGGTGTGATAAAAATGAGGTCAAATATATTGTCGGATTGGCGAAAAATCCACGTTTGCTGGAATTATCAAAAGATCTTCAAGTGAAAGCGGAAGCACTTTACAACGAAACACATGAAAAAGCAAAACTGTTTACTCAGTTCGAATATGCGGCAGGAACTTGGAAATACCCGCGCCGGGTGATTGCCAAAGCGGAATTCAACTCCCCCGGACCGAATAATCGTTTTATCGTCACCAATCTTGATGATGATGGACAATATCTTTATGAAAAAGTCTATTGCGCCCGAGGTGAGATGGAAAACAGGATCAAGGAACAGCAGCTGGATCTTTTCGCTGATCGGACGAGCTGCCATGACTTTGCGGCAAATCAATTCCGGCTTCTGCTTTCAAGTTTGGCTTATATTCTCATGGAACGGTTTCGGGCATTGTTGTTGACAGGAACTCAATTTGCCGAGGCTACCTGCGGCAGCATTCGCTTATACCTGGTGAAAATCGGTGCCATTATTCGGCGGAATACCAGAAAAATTTATGTTGCTCTTTCAAGTGCTTGTCCAAATCAGGAACTCCTCCGCTTGATCGCTGCGAAAATCATCGCTTGGGAATAA